From a region of the Paralichthys olivaceus isolate ysfri-2021 chromosome 4, ASM2471397v2, whole genome shotgun sequence genome:
- the naa35 gene encoding N-alpha-acetyltransferase 35, NatC auxiliary subunit has product MVMKSAVEDDDAGWGLGIPEKMKNNANWVDITHEFKGSCKELNLGELLHDKLFGLFEAMSAIEMMDPKMDAGMIGNQVNRKVLNFEQAIKEGVIKVKDLRLPELIGIIDTCFCCLITWLEGHSLAQTVFTCLYVHNPDLIEEPALKSFALGILKVCDIAREKVNKAAVFEEEDFQAMTYGFKMANNVTDLRVTGMLKDVEDELQRKVKSTRSRQGEQRDPEVELEHQQYLALFNRIKFTRLLLTALIAFTKKETSSVGEAQKLVAQAADLLSAIHSSIQHGIQSQNDTTKGDHPIMMGFEPLVNQRLLPPTFPRYAKIIKREDMVAYFSKLIERIKTVCDVINTTNLHGILDFFCEFSEQSPCVLSRSLLQTTFLIDNKKVFGTHLMQDTIKDALRYFVSPPVLTYKCCLFNNHQAKDYIDSFVTHCSRPFCSLIQIHGHNRARQRDKLGHILEEFATLQDEAEKVDAALHGLLMKLEPQRQHLACLGTWILYHNLRIMIQYLLSGFELELYSMHEYYYIYWYLSEFLYAWLMSTLSRADTSQMAEERIMEEQLKGRSSKKTKKKKKIRPLSKEITMSQAYQNMCAGMYKTMVALDMDGKVPKPQFELDSEQVRYEHRFAPFNSVVTPPPVHYIQFKEMSDLKKYNPPPGSADLYLAASKHFQQAKLFLENVPIPDPEVNRILKVAKPNIVVMKLLAGGHKKETKVLPEFDFSAHKYFPVVKII; this is encoded by the exons ATGGTGATGAAGTCAGCGGTGGAGGATGATGATGCTGGCTGGGGGTTAGGTATCccagaaaagatgaaaaacaatgcCAACTGGGTTGATATTACACATGAATTCAAGGGTTCATGCAAAG AGTTGAACCTTGGGGAGTTGCTACATGACAAATT GTTTGGCCTTTTTGAGGCTATGTCAGCCATAGAGATGATGGATCCTAAGATGGATGCGGGAATGATTGGAAACCAGGTCAACAGGAAAGTTCTCAACTTCGAACAAGCTATCAAG GAAGGTGTCATCAAGGTTAAAGACCTCCGTCTTCCTGAGCTCATTGGAATCATAGacacatgtttctgttgtttg ATCACATGGCTCGAGGGTCACTCCCTGGCACAGACTGTGTTCACGTGTCTTTATGTCCATAACCCGGACCTGATAGAGGAGCCAGCACTCAAATCCTTTGCCCTGGGCATCCTGAAGGTCTGTGACATTGCCCGAGAGAAAGTCAACAAGGCTGCTGTGTTCGAGGAG GAGGATTTCCAGGCCATGACTTATGGCTTCAAGATGGCCAATAATGTTACAGACCTGCGGGTGACAG GTATGCTTAAAGATGTGGAGGATGAGTTACAGAGAAAAGTTAAG AGCACGCGTAGTCGACAGGGTGAGCAGCGCGACCCAGAGGTTGAGCTGGAG catcAGCAGTACTTGGCACTCTTCAATAGGATCAAGTTCACACGCCTTCTACTGACTGCACTGATTGCCTTCACCAAAAAAGAG ACCAGCTCAGTGGGTGAGGCCCAGAAGCTTGTGGCCCAAGCAGCTGACCTCTTATCAGCCATTCATTCCAGTATTCAGCATGGTATCCAGTCACAGAATGACACCACTAAAGGAg ACCACCCCATCATGATGGGCTTTGAGCCCCTGGTCAACCAGAGACTGCTGCCTCCTACGTTTCCTCGCTACGCCAAGATTATTAAGAGGGAGGACATGGTGGCTTACTTCAGCAAACTTATAGAACGCATAAAGACAGTCTGTGACGTGATCAACACAACCAACCTACATGGCATACTG GACTTCTTCTGTGAGTTCAGTGAGCAGTCTCCATGTGTGCTCTCCAGATCACTACTTCAA ACAACGTTCCTGATAGATAATAAGAAAGTCTTCGGCACCCACCTGATGCAGGACACGATTAAAGATGCTCTGAGGTACTTCGTCAGCCCTCCTGTCCTCACATACAA GTGTTGTCTGTTTAACAACCACCAGGCTAAGGACTACATTGACTCTTTTGTTACACACTGCTCCAGA CCATTCTGCagcctgatccagatccacggACACAACCGAGCTCGGCAGAGAGACAAGCTGGGTCACATTCTTGAAGAGTTTGCCACGCTGCAGGATGAG GCAGAGAAGGTGGATGCGGCGCTGCATGGCCTACTGATGAAACTTGAGCCTCAGCGGCAGCATCTCGCCTGTCTTGGCACCTGGATCCTCTACCACAACCTGAGGATCATGATCCAGTACCTGCTGAGTGGCTTTGAACTGGAGCTCTACAGCATGCACGAGTACTACTACATCTACTG GTACCTGTCAGAGTTTCTTTACGCGTGGCTGATGTCCACTCTGAGCAGAGCCGACACCTCTCAGATGGCTGAAGAACGGATTATGGAGGAGCAACTGAAAGGACGCAGCAGCAAAAAgaccaagaagaagaaaaaaa TTCGCCCTCTCAGCAAGGAGATTACCATGAGTCAAGCATACCAGAACATGTGTGCTGGCATGTACAAG acAATGGTAGCTTTGGATATGGATGGAAAGGTGCCTAAGCCTCAGTTTGAGCTTGACAGCGAGCAGGTTCGCTACGAGCATCGCTTCGCCCCGTTCAACAGTGTGGTCACCCCTCCACCTGTGCACTACATCCAGTTTAAG GAAATGTCCGATTTGAAGAAATACAATCCTCCGCCAGGCTCGGCTGACCTCTACCTGGCAGCCAGCAAACATTTTCAACAGGCCAAGCTCTTCCTAGAAAATGTGCCTATCCCAGATCCAGAG GTGAACCGTATACTGAAGGTGGCCAAACCCAACATAGTGGTTATGAAGCTGCTGGCTGGAGGACACAAGAAGGAGACAAAG GTGCTCCCTGAGTTTGACTTCTCGGCTCATAAGTATTTCCCTGTCGTCAAGATAATCTGA